ATTCGGCTGTGGTGGCTGCAATGTCGGACATGGCGGGAGCGTTTGGCAGGGAAAATGAGAGGGATCAAGCCTGATTTGGTGATTGCGCAGCCCTTCGGCCAGCCCCATATCGGCCCTGGCCATACTGGGCCTTGGGGAAGGACGGCCTTCCTGCTCAGCAGCCTATCAGCCCAGCGGGGACGACCCTGCCTTGAATGGAGGGTCGCCATGGCCTGGAGCATCCTGTTCGTCGCCGGTCTTCTCGAGATCACCTGGGCTATTGGCCTGAAATATACCGAGGGCTTCTCCAGGCTGGTTCCCTCCGTCATCACGCTCGCGGCCATGGCCGGCAGCGTGATCCTGCTCGGCATCGCTCTCAAGTCCCTGCCCGTCGGAACCGCCTATGCGGTCTGGACCGGCATCGGCGCGGTCGGCACCGCCACGCTCGGCATCTTCCTGTTCGGCGAGCCCGCCACAGCACTTCGCCTTGCCAGCATCGGGCTGATCGTGGCCGGCATCGTCGGGCTGAAGCTCGTTACTTGAAGATCTGGACCGCCCACCAGCTGAGCGCCGCGACGATGGCCGAGGCCGGGATCGTGATCACCCAGGCATAGACGATCGAGCTCGCCACGTTCCAGCGCACCGCCGAGACACGACGAGCCGCACCGACGCCGACGATGGCACCCGTGATGGTGTGGGTGGTCGAGACGGGAACGCCGAGGAAGGTGGCGATGAAGAGGGTCGCCGCGCCGCCGGTCTCGGCACAAAAACCCTGCATCGGCGTCAGCTTGGTGATGCGCAGGCCCATGGTGCGGACGATGCGCCAGCCACCCATCAGGGTGCCCAGGGCCATCGCAGCCTGGCAGGACAGCACCACCCAGAACGGCACCGAGAATTCGTTGCCGAGATGACCCTGCGAATAGAGCAGCACGGCAATGATGCCCATCGTCTTCTGCGCGTCGTTGCCGCCATGGCCGAGCGAATAGAGCGAGGCCGAGGCGAATTGCAGGATGCGGAAGGCGCGGTCGACCGCGAACGGCGTCGAGCGCACCGACAGCCATGACACGATCGCAACGAGCATCATCGCGAGCAGGAAGCCGACCAGCGGCGACAGCACGATCGCCAGCACCGCCTTGGTGAGCCCGCTCCAGACCGCCGCCGAAATCCCGGCCTTGGCCATGCCGCCGCCGACGAGGCCGCCGATCAGCGCATGCGAGGACGAGGACGGAATGCCCAGCGCCCAGGTCACGAGATTCCAGACGATGGCGCCGACAAGCGCGGCGAAGATCACCTGGGCGTCGACGATGGCGGGATCGATGATGCCGGTGCCGATGGTCTGGGCGACGTGCAGGCCGAACACCATGAAGGCGACGAAATTGAAGAACGCCGCCCAGAACACCGCGAATTGCGGCCGCAGCACCCGGGTCGAGACGATGGTCGCGATCGAATTGGCGGCGTCGTGC
This genomic interval from Bradyrhizobium guangzhouense contains the following:
- the sugE gene encoding quaternary ammonium compound efflux SMR transporter SugE, yielding MAWSILFVAGLLEITWAIGLKYTEGFSRLVPSVITLAAMAGSVILLGIALKSLPVGTAYAVWTGIGAVGTATLGIFLFGEPATALRLASIGLIVAGIVGLKLVT
- a CDS encoding inorganic phosphate transporter, which gives rise to MDAALGLPVLVGLIAVALLFDFLNGLHDAANSIATIVSTRVLRPQFAVFWAAFFNFVAFMVFGLHVAQTIGTGIIDPAIVDAQVIFAALVGAIVWNLVTWALGIPSSSSHALIGGLVGGGMAKAGISAAVWSGLTKAVLAIVLSPLVGFLLAMMLVAIVSWLSVRSTPFAVDRAFRILQFASASLYSLGHGGNDAQKTMGIIAVLLYSQGHLGNEFSVPFWVVLSCQAAMALGTLMGGWRIVRTMGLRITKLTPMQGFCAETGGAATLFIATFLGVPVSTTHTITGAIVGVGAARRVSAVRWNVASSIVYAWVITIPASAIVAALSWWAVQIFK